A portion of the Flavobacterium limnophilum genome contains these proteins:
- a CDS encoding helix-turn-helix domain-containing protein, producing MVNIEDFIKRLEIILDYYSLNASSFADKIGVQRSSLSHLLSGRNKPSLDFILKILDVFPEVDLYWVLKGKGTFPKSEFENVMNLSTPTPIVNSPIMEIKMEKTADLFSGELQSNKNPAEEKNPITFPNMQNSVIQEKNSEIDRIVIFYKNGTFKTYSPE from the coding sequence ATGGTAAACATAGAAGATTTTATAAAAAGACTGGAAATTATACTGGATTACTACAGTTTAAATGCCTCTTCATTTGCCGACAAAATAGGCGTGCAACGCTCTAGTTTGTCCCACCTACTTTCTGGCAGAAACAAACCAAGCCTTGATTTTATACTTAAAATTTTGGATGTATTTCCCGAAGTAGATTTGTATTGGGTTTTGAAAGGAAAGGGAACTTTTCCGAAATCGGAATTTGAAAATGTCATGAATCTTTCGACTCCCACTCCAATTGTCAACAGTCCAATTATGGAAATCAAAATGGAGAAAACTGCTGATTTATTTTCCGGAGAATTGCAAAGCAATAAAAATCCCGCAGAAGAAAAAAATCCAATTACTTTTCCGAATATGCAAAACTCGGTGATTCAAGAAAAGAATTCGGAAATTGACCGAATCGTCATTTTCTATAAAAATGGAACTTTTAAAACCTATTCGCCAGAATAA
- a CDS encoding M14 family metallopeptidase, translating to MDLEQLFDQNKEKSLQGRYITLDSIESLLNRLNTNNQLEVIGKSVLDKPIYKYQIGTGKIKILLWSQMHGNESTTTKGLFDFINVLHNGSELAHNLLNTFTFCCVPMLNPDGAKLYTRANANNMDLNRDSQDLSQPESRILRATFENFKPDFCFNLHDQRTIFGVADTGKPATVSFLAPAYNEAREINESRLKAINLIAGINNVLQQYIPGQIGRFDDSFNINCIGDTFQYLGVPTVLFEAGHFPNDYEREVTRKYIFMALISSFKILNENDIVVSEFDNYLSIPQNKVVFYDFIYKNIKINYDGIEIITNFAAQYKEELIGNQVCFNAYIAKIGELDEYFGHVEYDAKGALYKDDKRNIPELDQKADFYIENNSNFVNGLMIC from the coding sequence ATGGATTTAGAACAATTATTCGACCAAAACAAAGAGAAGTCATTGCAGGGTCGTTATATAACTTTGGACTCAATAGAGTCTTTGTTGAACAGGTTAAATACCAATAATCAATTGGAAGTTATTGGAAAGTCGGTATTGGATAAGCCTATTTATAAGTATCAAATTGGTACTGGAAAAATCAAGATTCTGCTTTGGTCCCAAATGCACGGAAATGAAAGCACGACCACAAAGGGGCTTTTTGATTTTATAAATGTGTTGCATAACGGTTCGGAATTAGCGCACAATTTGCTAAACACATTTACTTTTTGCTGTGTTCCGATGTTGAACCCTGATGGAGCAAAGTTGTACACTCGTGCCAATGCCAATAATATGGACTTGAATCGCGATTCACAAGATCTTTCGCAGCCGGAAAGCAGGATTTTGAGAGCAACTTTCGAGAATTTTAAACCTGATTTTTGTTTTAATCTGCACGACCAACGCACCATTTTTGGAGTTGCAGACACGGGTAAGCCGGCTACGGTGTCTTTTTTGGCGCCAGCTTATAACGAAGCTAGGGAGATTAACGAATCCCGATTGAAGGCAATCAACTTGATTGCAGGAATAAATAATGTTTTGCAGCAATATATTCCGGGGCAGATTGGGCGTTTTGACGATTCATTTAATATCAATTGTATTGGGGATACTTTCCAGTATTTGGGTGTTCCGACAGTTTTGTTTGAGGCAGGACATTTTCCAAATGATTATGAGAGGGAAGTGACTCGGAAATACATTTTTATGGCTTTGATTTCTAGTTTTAAAATACTAAACGAAAACGATATAGTTGTTAGTGAATTTGATAATTATTTGAGTATTCCTCAAAATAAAGTCGTTTTTTATGATTTTATATATAAAAATATCAAAATAAATTATGATGGTATTGAAATAATCACGAATTTTGCAGCACAATACAAAGAAGAGTTGATTGGAAATCAGGTTTGTTTTAATGCTTACATAGCAAAAATAGGCGAATTAGATGAATATTTTGGACATGTTGAATATGATGCAAAAGGTGCTTTGTATAAAGACGATAAACGTAATATTCCTGAATTAGATCAAAAAGCTGATTTTTATATAGAAAACAACTCGAATTTTGTTAACGGTTTGATGATTTGTTAA